TGCAGTTGCGGTGCAGCGGAGGCAGTGCCGTGCTAGAGGCAGTCACCGGGGCCAACGGCACCTGGCGCATCGACACCACTGGACAGGCCCTGCCGTGTGCGGTGCGGGTGACGGGTGGCTCGCTGGCTGCCGGTCAGGCTTTGCACTCGGTGGCGCTCACTTTTGATACGACCAACATTACGCCGCTGACCGACCTGATCGTCGCCAATGCCACGGGCAAGCTGCCCGCGACATGGTGGGGTGCGGCCGGTCCTGGCGACCTGGGCAGCCTGGCCGCAGCGCAGGTGGACAAGGCGCTGGCCAGCGTGCGCAGCGCACTCGGCTTGGCTGCCCTGCAAACCTTCGACCCACGTACCGTGGCATTCAACGCCGTGGCCAAAGACAAGGTGGATGACGTGCTGGAGGCATTGCAGCAAGCCCTGGCCAACCTGGGCATGGACTACGCAGCGCTGGTGAGTGCTGCCAGCAACACCACGTTTACGTTGTCCGATGGGTTCCGCATCGCGCTGAACAATGCGCACACCACGATCACGGTGGGCGGCAGCGGCAACGGAGGCGGCACGGGTGGCACTGGCGGGACCGGTGGCGGCGGAAGTGGTGGCTCCTACACGCTGGTCCTGAACGTGAACGCAGGTGGCGTGGCGGCGCCCCCTGTCACCATCACCAACGTGCCGAAGCCTGCCAATCAATCCGAGTTCTGCAGCGAAATCACCAACCCCTCGTCGGGCATCGGGCTCACGCAGGCGGTGCCGGGCGGTGCGGGCACGCTGACCATCAACAGCTGCGCATTCAGCGGCAACACGGGCAGCGTTTCGGCAACGCTCTCCATCACGTCGCCTGTAGCGATGACGGTGCCCTATACCGTGACCTATACCTATAACTGACGGTGTATTGCGGAGATTGGCGTCGCGCAATCGCCGCGCCACAGGCCACCTGGGTTGAAAGCTTTGGTGGCCCTTTTTCTGGGCATGAGGCAGATCGCGCGGGATGAACTGGCTGTTCGCATCATGCCAATTTGGCATGATCGATTTAATAAGTTAACACATCAATTTTCCTGCGTGCATCAAAATTCCTTATGGAGTGCGTGGCACGCTGATACGGCCTGAACCCGAGGGAAAACCCCGCCCAGCCTGCCTAGGGGCGGTTGTGACTACTCGCTACAATCCCGTCCACAAACCCGCACAGCTGCATTTCTGGCGGGTTTTTTGCTAGATGGCAGTCGGGCCCACAAGGCTGTACCGATTCCGGTGCCAAAGCGGTGGGTACGTCACAAACGAAGGACTTCTCTTATGGACATTTTGCTGCAACAGATCATTAACGGTCTGGTACTCGGCAGCATGTACGCCTTGATAGCCTTGGGCTACACGATGGTGTACGGCATTATTCAACTCATCAATTTCGCCCACGGCGAGGTGCTCATGATCGGCGCCCTCACCAGCTGGAGCTGTATTGGAATGATGCAGGCCGCCATGCCGGGCGCGCCGGGCTGGACCATCCTGCTGCTGGCCACCATCATCGCGTGCGTGGTGGCTGCCACCCTCAACTACACCATCGAGAAGATTGCGTACAAGCCGCTGCGCAACAGCCCGCGCCTCGCACCCCTGATCACTGCCATCGGCATGTCGATCCTGCTGCAGACGCTGGCGATGATCATCTGGAAGCCCAACTACAAGCCGTATCCCACGCTGCTGCCCAGCACGCCGTTCCAGGTGGGTGGCGCCTTCATCACCCCCACGCAAATCCTGATCCTGGGCGTGACGGCGGTGGCCCTGGCTTCGCTGGTCTATTTGGTCAACCACACCAACCTGGGTCGCGCCATGCGCGCCACGGCGGAGAACCCCCGCGTGGCATCCCTGATGGGCGTGAAGCCCGACATGGTGATCTCGGCCACCTTCATCATCGGCGCCGTGCTGGCGGCCATCGCCGGCATGATGTACGCGTCCAACTACGGCACGGCACAACACACCATGGGCTTCCTGCCCGGTCTCAAGGCCTTCACGGCGGCGGTGTTTGGCGGCATTGGCAACCTGGCCGGTGCGGTGGTGGGCGGTATTTTGCTGGGCCTCATCGAAGCCATCGGCTCGGGTTACATCGGCACGCTCACGGGCGGTTTGCTGGGCAGCCACTACACCGACATCTTTGCGTTCATCGTGCTCATCATCATCCTGACGCTGCGTCCCTCGGGCCTGCTGGGTGAGCGTGTGGCCGATCGCGCCTGAGGAGCCTCACACCATGAAGAACACCAAAACCAACTGGATCATCGGCGCCGTGGCGCTGCTGGTGCTGCCGCTGATCCTGCAATCCTTCGGCAACGCCTGGGTGCGTATTGCCGACCTGGCCCTGCTGTACGTGCTGCTGGCC
Above is a window of Acidovorax sp. KKS102 DNA encoding:
- a CDS encoding branched-chain amino acid ABC transporter permease; translated protein: MDILLQQIINGLVLGSMYALIALGYTMVYGIIQLINFAHGEVLMIGALTSWSCIGMMQAAMPGAPGWTILLLATIIACVVAATLNYTIEKIAYKPLRNSPRLAPLITAIGMSILLQTLAMIIWKPNYKPYPTLLPSTPFQVGGAFITPTQILILGVTAVALASLVYLVNHTNLGRAMRATAENPRVASLMGVKPDMVISATFIIGAVLAAIAGMMYASNYGTAQHTMGFLPGLKAFTAAVFGGIGNLAGAVVGGILLGLIEAIGSGYIGTLTGGLLGSHYTDIFAFIVLIIILTLRPSGLLGERVADRA